The Streptomyces avermitilis MA-4680 = NBRC 14893 genome contains a region encoding:
- a CDS encoding GntR family transcriptional regulator yields the protein MDPTVSLQLSVDRSSPVPLYFQLSQQLEAAIEHGTLTPGSLLGNEIELAARLGLSRPTVRQAIQSLVDKGLLVRRRGVGTQVVHSQVKRPLELSSLYDDLEAAGQRPATQVLLNTLVPASAEVAAALGVAEGSDVHQVERLRLAHGEPMAYLCNYLPTGLLGLDSEQLEATGLYRLMRAAGITLHSARQSVGARAATAVEGERLGEPEGAPLLTMQRTTFDDTGRAVEFGTHTYRASRYSFEFQLLVRP from the coding sequence GTGGATCCGACCGTCTCGCTCCAGCTCAGCGTCGACCGCAGCAGTCCGGTCCCGCTCTACTTCCAGCTGTCCCAGCAGTTGGAGGCCGCGATCGAGCACGGGACGCTGACCCCCGGCAGCCTGCTGGGCAACGAGATCGAGCTCGCCGCGCGGCTCGGCCTGTCCCGCCCCACGGTCCGCCAGGCCATCCAGTCCCTCGTCGACAAGGGCCTGCTCGTACGCCGACGCGGCGTCGGCACCCAGGTGGTGCACAGCCAGGTCAAGCGCCCACTGGAACTGAGCAGCCTGTACGACGACCTGGAGGCCGCCGGTCAGCGCCCGGCCACCCAGGTGCTGCTCAACACCCTCGTGCCGGCCTCCGCCGAGGTCGCGGCCGCGCTCGGGGTGGCCGAGGGCAGCGACGTGCACCAGGTGGAGCGGCTGCGCCTGGCCCACGGCGAGCCGATGGCGTACCTCTGCAACTACCTGCCGACCGGACTGCTCGGCCTGGACAGCGAGCAGCTGGAGGCGACCGGCCTGTACCGGCTGATGCGGGCCGCCGGCATCACGCTGCACAGCGCCCGGCAGTCCGTCGGCGCGCGGGCCGCCACGGCGGTGGAGGGCGAGCGGCTCGGCGAGCCCGAGGGCGCCCCGCTGCTCACGATGCAGCGCACCACCTTCGACGACACGGGCCGGGCCGTCGAGTTCGGCACCCACACCTACCGCGCCTCGCGCTACTCCTTCGAGTTCCAGCTGCTCGTACGGCCCTGA